The sequence TAATACAGCAGCCCTTCTCCATGCAGATACAGCAGCCCCCTTCTCAGGAGAGACCCTCCAGCCCTACTTTTTCGTGAGCAAGAAAGGGAACCTGAGACTCTCTTGAGTGAAGGTGCAGACAGACAAGTGTATATTCATTGTCATCATGGCACATTCAGTATCCTCTTCAGGACTGAGCTGACAGGCACTTAAGGAGAAACCATATTTGCTGAACGGTGATTGGCCATCCCTTGTGTCAATCATGATGCAACTCTCCCTTCTTGAGCCAACTTTGTAAATGACACTGATTGACTGGGTCCCCTGTCAGTCTCCAAACTTGCCGGTTTTCTCTCCGTTGGGAATCGAGTACTTCTTTCGGTGCAGGAGTTGGAAAAGGGGGTAAGAAGCAAGAAAATGATTTAGGAAACAGCAGCAACCCCACACACATTCCTGTTTCAATGTAGTTCTTTCTCCAACCTCCAATTCTGACTTAAGATTTCTAGAGATAATACCATCATCTTTGCTAAATAAAATCAGAATTATGCACTGGCATCACTTAAAACCTTCCTCAGCCTCAATCCTGCTCTCAGattcccttttcctcccccaaGATCTCCACTGGCCAGGGAGATGGAAGTTCAAAAATCCCTTTTTTTGCTACTCCTCAGGGAAGCTTATGTGGCAATTCAGCAAAATCTCCATATCCAAAGAGACCTGTTTGCTAGTTGGGTGCAGTCGGTCCAAAACTCAGCACAACTTAACTTGCATGATCACAGCCTGAAGCCCTTTGTCAAAACACAAATTAGTAAATAGAGGGTGagtccagtggcgtagtgtggggggtgcagggggggccggccgcaccgggcgcaacatctgggggttagggttagggggcgcaaatccacgggttagggggcgcaaattacttgccttgccccgggtgctgacaacccacgctacgccactgggtgagTCCGGGAAAAGCTCTTGGAAGGGACtgtgtgagatctcacaagagacTCCAGAGCCCAGAAAGCAATGGGGGGGGCATTGGCAGTGGGGGGAAGAGTTTCTAAGTCCACCTTGCTTCCCGGCCTCTAGAAAGGTTACATAAAGCTCTGAAGATCTCTGGCTTCGAACAAGTAGGGATGATGAAGAAGAggggtttggacttgatatcctgcccatctctccctttaaggagtctcaaagcggctaacattctcctgttcccttcctcccccacaacaaacacttgtgtgaggtgagtggggctgagagacttcagagaagtgtgactggcccaagatcacccagcagctgcatgtggaggagcggagacgcgaacccggttcaccagattatgagtccaccactcttaaccactacaccacgctaaTTGCGTGGGGGGCATTTTTGAGGGTCTTCCTGACTTGTGCAATACTGCCTTTGCATGCTGACTCCaggaatgtaacccccacataGGTTTCAGGCCTCAATGCAACAAAATCCCCTCTGACAGTGAAGAGCCTCTGTCAGAAGTTCTGAGGAAAGAACAATGACAATCTAGAGGATttcgcatggggggggggaattcccatgtacagtggtacctcgggttaagaacttaatatgttctggaggtccattcttaacctgaggtaccactttagctaatggggcctcccactgcagttgcacgatttctgttctcatcctgaagcaaagtttttaacccgaggtaatatttttgggttagcagagtctgtaacctgaagcgtctgtaacctgaagcgtctgtaacccgaggtaccactgtatacaattattTTCTCCAAGGTGCTTTGTAGCGAACAGTCAGATACTTACCTGTATTTTTAGAGATCCCCTCTTCTTATCCTTTTGTGTAATGGTCCTGTAAGAATTTGGGGATATGTTTCATGCGCTAATGTGTTTGATTCTATTAAAGATTGTACTTCTTGTTGCTCCTATGTTGTTTCAGACTCAACAGTATAATATCCATTTCCCATGACACTTCCTCCAGGGAATTTAGGAGGGTGCCTGTGTCATCAGCTGGGTTGTGAGAAAAAGGGGCTTTTGAGAACCAAGTTCCCCCATTCAGCAGGTTTCCTGGAGCAAAACTTGTAAGGTGGAGATGAGAGAATTCTGGTGGATTCTGCTGAAATGCATGGGAGAAACGTCTGGGCTAGGATGGCTAGCAATCCTATACACCCTCTGGGTTGGTTTCAAGtatgtcctactcagagtaagcccatttAAATGAATAAGCCAATGTTAGTCGTGCTTATTGACTTCAATGAGTCTGTTCTGAGCAGGACTTGAAATACTACCCGCTTTTGCCAGAATAAATGTTAATGAAAATGGGATTGAAGAGAGAATTCTGGAGGCTTTTATTGAACTGCAGGGGCTCCTTGGAGAGGGGTGGCGGGAGATTTATTAAACTGTTTTCTGATGTTTGTCTCCGCAACTTCTGCATGCATTCCAAGTCCTTTGGGCGAGTGAGACTCAGCCTTATCTGCCATGGCAGCCAGACAACTGAAGAACCGGGAACAGGGCCAAGGAGGGGGGCGCATAGCAGAAACATTTCTGACAGAGTTCCACTCCTCAAATGGGAAGAGGAAGTGAAGGCAGATTGTTTTCTTAATCTCTTCCGAAACCCCCCAGCCTCCATCCCATGTTCTCAGGGGCTGTGGATGGGTGTCCAATGGTCCCGTGGGAATGTGCATCACAGGGGAGGGTTGGGCTCCGGCTGCGATGCTCCTTGGAGTCTGAACTTTTGTGTCTTACAGCGGGAAAGGGGCTCCGAAAGCAACAACTTCAGAGCTGAAACCTCTCCATGGAGCGGGGAAGAGGTGCAGCTTGACACACACTCTCCGCGTTTCCATACCCGGTCGCTAGGGGGCGGCGGTGCCTCGACTCCGCTTGGTATCCTCACCGAGGACTAGTGACTTGACCTGGAGGCAGGATCGGGCAGGGCGTGGGGCCGGGACTTTGTGCCACGTCGCACCCTTCACTCGTGTTGCCATTAGCTCCAGCCACGTAAGCCGTCGGCCCTGAATTCTCTCACGCCCAAACCTCCCCTGCGAAAGCGACATTCATTCGTAAAGCAAAAGGAGTTGGTTGCCTGTgcgcaataaatgttggaagagaTGTCCAGCTTCCCTCTTGGCCTCCAGAGAACTCAGGAGTCCTggattccaccccacccaccaccGGCACTTCTCTCCTGTCTGTTTAGAGATCAGTGTAAATTCTGTTCCTGCTGGACTTTCCTGCTTTTTGCGCATGGGTTGCTACTAAGGGTGGGAGGGGCTTCAGATTCAGATTCATTCACTGTCTTTCGAATGAGTGAGGCTGACATGAAGCTCATAAAAAAAAACTCGCTTCCTCCACCTCTCCTTGGAAAACGGCTCCTTAAATCGGCAGCCAGGAATTAtacccttccttttaaaaaatataaattccCATGGCGGGAAGACTCTGTCTCCCATTTAACCCATCTCTTCGGGCAGCAGTGATCTCGAGCTATAGCACCTGGATTTCCTGGAAAGGAAACACGCCCATTTGCAGACGCAAAAGAGAGAAAACGAAACCAGTTCCCTCTTCCTGGCGAGGCAGCAGCCATGGCTGCTTCTGGGGGTTCCGTGCAGGATCTCCGCGAGGAAGCCACTTGCCCCATCTGCCTGGAGTATTTCAGGGATCCAGTGATCATCCCGGAGTgcgggcacaacttctgccggtCCTGCCTGATCCGGTGCTGGGGGGAATCCGAGGgagaggcttcctgccctcagtGCAGGGAAATCATTCAGCACAGGAACCTCATCCCCAATCGGCCGCTGGCAAATGTTGTGGAAAAACTTACAGCCGGGAAACCCCGTCTTCATGGGGAAAAGGGGGCTGAAGGAAAGGGGAAGATTTgtgagaagcaccaggagcccctgaagcTCTTTTGCAAGGAGGACGAAAGCCCCATCTGCGTCGTGTGTATTGCATCCAAGGAGCACAAAAGCCACGAGGCGATTCTTCTGGAGGAGGCTTTCGAGGAGTACAAGGTAAGAAATCTCTCTGGATTTCCTTTGGGTTTGAGGAGGCTGAAATATCTACAGAAAAGGGGGTTTTGCAAgaaaatgttttaatatattcTCCCCTCCGGCAGACAAAGAGTCTCTTGTCAGTAAACTTCGGAAACTCtgttcaataaacatttatttttttccatttgagGGATTACAGTGCCCCCAATGTCCCCCTGCAGGAGAAACTGACCCCCAGTTCATTCTCTGGAAGCAGCTCCCTTAGGAAAGGGCTGGAGGGAGGAGCAATGGAGGTGGCAGGATCACAGaatggtggagttggaagggaccctgagggccatctagtccaaccccctgcaatgcaggaattctgcccacagccatccctggttgggcttgaaccaccaaccttctggttaacagccagacccaCTGACCCACTGCACCACAGGCTCCCTGGATGACGAAGGCAAAGACCACCGtctttggggcagggagcaaGCAGATGATTCAACTTTCCTGTTATTATGAATACTAAAACTCCAACgaagaaaaaaacaaccaaagtttgattttcttttcttttcttttcagggaCAGATAAGCAGCTGCCTAGACAATgtgaagaaggagagagagaaaattctggaATTTAAAGCGGGGACAGAAAAGGAAAGCCAAGACCTGCTTGtaagcattatttttatttaaggtGAAAAATGTTATGCAGTAGTACCTCGCGTTACACAACCCCCTGGTTATgtaaacttcaggatgcgaacatggcaaacccagaagtatttttctgggtttcactgcgcgcatgcgcagaagcggtctatcacgcacatgcgcagaacaggTACCTCCAGTTGCTGAAACTTCGAGATCCGACtggagctccggaatggatcccatccgCAACCCGGAGGCAATACTGTAGTATAATACCTGGGAAAAAATGAAGATGGAATACAGAAAGAGGTTTACAGTATTTTTGAACAGTCTGATCACCCACAGGGCATGAAAGACCATTTGAAGGTGGGGGTGGGCTTGTAAATTTTTACGAAACTCTTTTCCTGCTGGAGTGATCTCTCTAAAATGGCAGACATGCCCTTCCAAGTGAATTCTAATAACTGGTCTCTTCATCCTGCAGCATTATGCCTAATATTGGCctggttttctcctcctctttctctttttgctggtgcagaagcaaacaaaatcaaaatctgggaaaataaatatgaaatacaGAAAGAGGTTTATTTTTGAATGGTCTGATCTCCCACAGAGCCTGAAAGACCATTtaaaggagggggtggggttgtAAGTTTTTACGAAGCTCTTTCTCTGCTGAATATGTCAGAAGTGCCCTCTAGTTGAATTTGCATAACTGGCCTCTTCATCCTTCAAGAGCAGACTAGATGCCTGATCTTGGCCCACTGTTCTCTTCTTTCAACCTCTTTGCTGCAGAAACAAACaggtgcagagagggaaaagatGGTGGCTGAGTTCAGGCGActgcaccagtttctggaagaacaAGAGAAGCTTCTTCTGGCCCAGATGGCAGaagtggagaaggagattgcagccaaAAGGGAGGAGCACCTGGCCAGACTCTCCAGGGAACTCTCCTCTTTTGACAGCCTCATccgggagatggaggagaagcttcGGGAACCAGCAAGTGAACTCCTGCAGGTCAGGCCTCATCCTGATGTGAGAGGGTGGAGTGTGATGCTTCAGACTATAGGCATTTCTTAGTCCTTCCCCACATAAAAATACTGTTGTCAGAGGAACAAGCAGTACATGACATAGCAGCTAACTCcgaggggccaaggtcccttagactgcccaataaaatatttgagggggccagccccccccccgccaccaatAATGGGCATTTGTTTTGAAATGGGGTGTGTGTactgcatcttgtgattgattatgtggggcggagcttacctgcccaccccccaatatttttacTACATCAAACCACAGGTCCTTTCCGTCCTGCTTCCTGTTCTTGCATTGGCCAACCAGAggtctctgggaagcccacaagccaatAGAGTTCTGTATTCAATTaacctttactcagagtagactatcttaggttcattaatttcagtgtgcctGAGTAAAAGCTAGTTGAAAACAACCAACACAGGCATTCCAGATTGGCACTGCAACATCTTTTCATTCAGATGCTGTCTTGGGTCCAGCCAGAGAGGGGgtgacctattattattattattattattattattattatcatcattattattaaaataagttTGTGTACCACCCAATACCCAcaagtctcagggtggttaaTAGGATATGATTGAGTGTGGGATGTACATAGCAGTGAACCGATTAGTTGCATGTGAACACGGAACCAGCATGCGCTGCAGGCAAAATGGCAGATCAGGGAGGTGGGACTGAATCTCTCAGGTGTTTGGGTGACTTGGTCAAAAGAGAAGAAAGGGACCTTTTATTAGTCATCACTGGAATGGCTGACTTTTGCCATCTGATAGTTATTCCAAAATTATATGGCACTGTGTATTTTATTGGGGGTCTTTTGTTTTGTGCTTGGCTAACCTCTCTCTGCTTCAGCTGCTTAGTATTTATAACTGACTGCAGGGCTCTCTGCAGAAATGGCTCCACGGatatctttttctttccttccttccaggaTATCAGAAGCTTCTTGCAGAGGTAAGTGATGGAAATCTACTGCTTTAagataatgtacagtggtacctcgggttacatgcacttcaggttacatacgcttcaggttacagactccgctaactcagaaatagtacctcaggttaagaactttgcttcaggatgagaacagaaattgggctctggtggcgcagctgcagcaggaggccccattagctaaagtggtgcttcaggttaagaacagtttcaggttaaggatggacctccagaacgaattaagtacttaacccgaggtaccactgtatcgggaAAGTTCCTGTTTAACAAGTGAGAAACTCACTCTCCAGTTCCTCCTTTCAGAGATAGCTTAGGACTCCACCGTCCATTTCACAAAATCACAGACAAAAGTAGAGACACATTTTTGTGGTAGTTTGTTGCTACAATCACAGACAGGAAGCCATTCCCATTGCATATATCTGAAGGCCCTTCTCTGTGATGGATTCATTTACTCTGCAATTGGTACAAAAAGGGGGGACATCACAAAGGGGCTTGTAAATATCTTCACTATAACTTACCCTTAAATATTCAGTGTATGTCAGGCTCCTGCAGGTTCTTCCTCAGCCATAAGAAGGTGAgaaagggccctgctggatcaggccagtggtccatctagtccagcatcctgttttcacagtgactaaccagatgccagtgggaaaccaGTGGGCAGGATCTGAGCCCCAGAGGACACTCTCCTCCGGTGGTTTCAGCAACTGGAGTTCAGAGGCACCACTGCCTTTGACTCAGCCATCGTGAAGAGTAGCCGCTGAGAGCCTTCTCCCCCAAACACCTACAACATGTTCAAAAATTCAAGAATTTTGAAAATCTTGCATGTTTAGAAAATACTGGTTTAATTTCTAATattttctccatttttaaaatataaccaCTGTGCTAAAATACATTTATAATGTTAATTGCAAAAGCCATTCTAAAGCATTCTGAACTTCCTTATATTTCAGAAATGCACATACCAGAtctattttgttttcctcattAATCACTTGAAATGCTTCACTAAAACTGGTGTAGTCCTAAAATCTCTGCATAAGGACCCAGTATGGTtcacttttctta comes from Podarcis raffonei isolate rPodRaf1 chromosome 2, rPodRaf1.pri, whole genome shotgun sequence and encodes:
- the LOC128409067 gene encoding E3 ubiquitin-protein ligase TRIM7-like; amino-acid sequence: MAASGGSVQDLREEATCPICLEYFRDPVIIPECGHNFCRSCLIRCWGESEGEASCPQCREIIQHRNLIPNRPLANVVEKLTAGKPRLHGEKGAEGKGKICEKHQEPLKLFCKEDESPICVVCIASKEHKSHEAILLEEAFEEYKGQISSCLDNVKKEREKILEFKAGTEKESQDLLKQTGAEREKMVAEFRRLHQFLEEQEKLLLAQMAEVEKEIAAKREEHLARLSRELSSFDSLIREMEEKLREPASELLQDIRSFLQRSQEKENLEDPPVAFPPVLKWKIWDFGDINPFLEGVMKKFRDTVEYGLQLRKENVTLDPDTANPYLILSEDRKSVRDGEVRRRLPNNPERFDTHGDVLGCEGFTSGRHFWEVIVGREEGWGVGVARKSVKRKGDLGFDTTEGIWGLGKWDGGYKLCSPHEDPVPSEEPKRIRVTLNCEGGRVSFYDADTAALLHADTAASFSGETLQPYFYVSGKANLRLS